The Raphanus sativus cultivar WK10039 chromosome 2, ASM80110v3, whole genome shotgun sequence genome includes a region encoding these proteins:
- the LOC108827054 gene encoding uncharacterized protein LOC108827054, whose product METEAKKEAPAFVLYDALPPLDANHSPSAHDDSHNYSVFRNEISDSTVDTAPVESDTVDFFSLDVDAETNENDVGFVTPVVVTSKKSRKRKKDKEDAEDEEPRLETTNWFNENSCSKIPMLQLHKEIVDFCEFLLPTREEKAQRDEAMDSVRSVIQYIWPSCKVEVFGSYRTGLYLPTSDIDVVILESGITNPQLGLKALSRALSQRGISKNIKVIAWARVPIIKFVEKKSNISFDLSFDMENGPKAAEFIQDAVLKMPPVRPLCLILKVFLQQRELNEVYSGGIGSYALLAMLIAFLKYLKDGRSPPEHNLGVLLVKFFDFYGRKLNTADVGVSCKKGGSFFSKYNKGFLNTARPGLISIEDPQTPENDIGKNSFNYFQIRSAFSMALSTLTNTKAILALGPNRSILGTIIRPDRILLERKGGKNGDVTFNSLLPGAGEPLPMSANGKSNGGLFCNWQLEEDEEGSFPRGDTTPVVDTPGKKSKESSRKKKNKGKRKMVDEEETETSSKKRRRKNKLKHETSRW is encoded by the exons ATGGAGACTGAAGCTAAGAAGGAAGCTCCAGCTTTCGTATTATACGATGCTCTTCCTCCACTTGATGCCAATCACTCTCCATCAGCGCACGACGATTCTCACAACTACTCTGTTTTCCGCAACGAGATCTCTGACTCAACCGTCGATACAGCGCCGGTGGAATCAGACACGGTCGACTTCTTCTCACTTGACGTCGATGCAGAGACGAACGAGAACGACGTCGGGTTTGTAACTCCGGTGGTCGTGACATCAAAGAAGAGCAGAAAGAGGAAGAAAGACAAAGAAGATGCTGAGGATGAAGAACCGAGGTTAGAGACTACTAACTGGTTTAACGAGAACAGCTGTTCCAAGATCCCAATGCTTCAGTTACATAAAG AGATAGTAGACTTCTGCGAGTTTCTGTTACCAACTCGAGAGGAGAAAGCACAGCGTGATGAAGCGATGGATAGTGTGAGAAGTGTGATTCAGTATATCTGGCCGAGTTGCAAG GTAGAAGTTTTCGGATCATACAGGACAGGGCTTTATCTTCCAACAAGTGATATCGAT GTGGTGATTCTGGAATCAGGAATCACAAATCCTCAACTAGGTTTAAAAGCACTCTCCAGAGCGTTATCGCAAAGGGGGATTTCAAAGAACATTAAG GTGATTGCTTGGGCTCGTGTACCAATTATCAAGTTTGTCGAGAAGAAAAGCAATATTTCATTTGATCtaag TTTTGATATGGAGAATGGACCAAAGGCAGCTGAGTTTATACAG gaTGCTGTATTAAAGATGCCTCCTGTACGACCATTATGTCTAATTCTAAAAGTATTTCTACAGCAGAGAGAACTCAATGAG GTGTACAGTGGTGGAATTGGTTCATACGCACTTCTAGCAATGCTCATTGCATTTCTCAAG TACCTCAAAGATGGTCGAAGCCCACCTGAGCATAACTTGGGAGTTCTGTTG GTTAAATTCTTTGACTTTTACGGGCGAAAACTAAACACGGCAGATGTCGGTGTATCTTGCAAGAAGGGTGGCTCTTTCTTTTCAAAGTACAACAAAGG TTTTCTAAACACAGCCCGACCAGGGCTCATCTCTATCGAGGATCCACAG ACACCAGAGAATGACATTGGCAAGAACTCATTCAACTACTTTCAG ATTCGATCAGCATTTTCAATGGCTTTGTCTACATTGACAAACACGAAAGCTATTCTAGCCTTAGGACCGAACCGAAGCATCCTCGGCACAATAATCAGACCAGACAGGATTCTGTTAGAGCGCAAAGGTGGTAAAAACGGGGATGTCACTTTCAACAGCTTGCTCCCCGGAGCTGGGGAGCCATTGCCAATGTCAGCTAACGGCAAAAGCAATGGAGGACTGTTCTGCAATTGGCAActagaagaagacgaagaaggcTCGTTCCCAAGAGGGGATACTACTCCAGTGGTAGACACTCCTGGTAAGAAAAGTAAAGAGTCTTCtcgaaagaagaagaataagggAAAGAGGAAGATGGTTGACGAAGAGGAAACAGAAACGAGTTCAAAGAAAAGACGTCGGAAGAATAAGTTGAAGCATGAAACAAGCCGATGGTGA
- the LOC108841559 gene encoding uncharacterized protein LOC108841559 has translation MSLPKDTDTKIYVAGLPWITKTEGLRNYFEQFGEIVYANVVCDRATKRSKGFGFVTFKEAESAKSAYEDPNPTIDGRKTSCKLAFLGARVHNNLPNQNGLAIYVDPYWNQYYWPYYQLYYQHCPWFSTYPY, from the exons atGTCTCTACCAAAAGATACAGATACAAAGATATATGTGGCAGGTTTGCCTTGGATCACAAAAACTGAAGGCCTTCGAAATTACTTTGAACAATTTGGAGAAATTGTCTATGCTAATGTTGTTTGTGATAGAGCAACTAAACGATCAAAGGGCTTCGGGTTT GTCACGTTTAAAGAAGCTGAATCTGCAAAGAGTGCTTACGAGGATCCAAATCCGACTATAGACGGACGAAAGACCAGTTGCAAACTTGCTTTTCTTGGTGCTAGGGTTCATAATAACTTACCAAACCAAAACG GTCTAGCTATTTATGTAGATCCCTACTG GAACCAGTATTATTGGCCGTATTATCAGCTATACTATCAGCATTGCCCTTGGTTTAGCACCTATCCGTATTAA
- the LOC108839894 gene encoding NDR1/HIN1-like protein 26 produces MSQISETSPKHCAKKGGININSRRKKLFFTISTFFSGLLLIIFLIWLILHPAKPEFSLTEADIYTLDVSSSTTHLLNSSIQLTIFSKNPNKKVGIYYDKLLVYSAYRGQQITPEASLPPFYQSHEEINLLTAFLQGNELPVAQSYGYQIVRDRSAGRVIIGMKMDGKLRWKIGTFVSGAYRFNVNCVALVAFGPNMTTSPLGSIQGTRCSTDI; encoded by the coding sequence ATGTCTCAAATCTCTGAAACTTCTCCAAAACATTGCGCCAAAAAAGGAGGGATTAACATCAACAGCCGTCGTAAGAAACTATTCTTCACGATCTCTACTTTCTTCAGCGGCCTTCtcctcatcatcttcctcatctGGCTCATCCTCCATCCCGCGAAACCCGAGTTCTCCCTCACGGAAGCTGATATCTACACCCTCGATGTCTCATCCTCCACCACTCATCTCCTCAACTCCTCAATCCAGctcacaatcttctccaaaaACCCTAACAAAAAAGTAGGAATATACTACGACAAGCTTCTAGTATACTCAGCATACAGAGGACAACAAATAACACCAGAGGCTTCTCTACCGCCTTTCTATCAGTCTCACGAAGAAATCAATCTTTTGACAGCGTTTCTCCAAGGGAATGAGTTACCCGTTGCTCAGTCCTATGGTTATCAAATCGTTCGTGATCGGTCCGCCGGTAGAGTAATCATCGGTATGAAGATGGACGGGAAGCTTAGGTGGAAGATCGGGACATTTGTCTCTGGCGCATACCGGTTTAATGTGAATTGTGTTGCACTAGTGGCTTTTGGACCGAACATGACCACTTCTCCATTAGGTTCAATACAAGGGACTCGTTGCTCTACCGATATATGA
- the LOC108840049 gene encoding growth-regulating factor 7 isoform X2 encodes METHPHPHPHVITPYAGNGVMGCYYYYPFTNAQLKELERQAMIYKYMIASIPVPVDLLVSSSPPCNNKNAAGGDLEPGRCRRTDGKKWRCSKEVVSNHKYCERHLHRGRPRSRKHVELPYSRPSSSNISCSEKNRVLSSIKDKRVEVSSARGIEIFPVPASNEQENKYLNFIDVWSDGVTSSEKQRTPAAASSPSGNPCLYSLDLSMGGNNLMGQDEMGLRVIGSGRDDPHGYGPYGGGVVSSSLDEMSSWLATTPGGPLAEILRPNPSSAFSGEMEANSLTATPTPSSSPSRVVKKVTGSVSDESSQI; translated from the exons ATGCAGGAAATGGAGTTATGGGATGTTACTACTATTACCCTTTTACAAACGCGCAACTAAAGGAGCTCGAGAGACAAGCGATGATCTACAAGTACATGATCGCGTCGATTCCCGTTCCTGTTGATCTTCTTGTCTCATCATCACCTCCCTGTAATAATAAAAACGCTGCCGGAGGAGATTTAGAGCCGGGAAGATGCCGGAGAACAGACGGGAAGAAATGGAGATGCTCGAAAGAAGTCGTCTCTAATCACAAATACTGTGAGAGACACTTGCACAGAGGCCGTCCTCGTTCAAGAAAGCATGTGGAACTTCCTTATTCTCGCCCTAGCAGTAGCAACATTAGTTGTTCCGAGAAAAACAGAGTTCTTAGCTCTATAAAAGACAAAAGAGTGGAGGTTTCATCAGCCAG AGGAATCGAGATCTTTCCTGTACCGGCGTCTAACGAGCAAgaaaacaagtatctgaacttTATAGATGTCTGGTCCGATGGAGTGACATCATCTGAGAAACAGAGAACCCCTGCTGCTGCTTCTTCTCCCAGTGGCAATCCTTGTCTTTACTCGCTTGATCTTTCCATGGGAGGAAACAACTTGATGGGCCAGGATGAAATGGGCTTAAGGGTTATCGGGTCGGGTCGTGATGATCCGCACGGGTATGGTCCATATGGTGGGGGTGTCGTGTCTTCTTCACTTGATGAGATGTCGAGCTGGCTTGCCACCACGCCCGGGGGACCATTAGCTGAGATACTGAGGCCGAACCCGAGTTCAGCGTTTTCTGGTGAAATGGAAGCGAATAGCTTGACGGCGACTCCCACTCCGAGCTCGTCGCCTTCTAGAGTGGTGAAGAAAGTGACTGGTTCAGTGTCTGATGAAAGCAGCCAGATTTAG
- the LOC108824619 gene encoding VQ motif-containing protein 33 yields MEVSSTSSICSKPEQIMQNSPPIISSPRFQPQTRSPHHHHDQHQHLSNPYPTTFVQADTSTFKQVVQMLTGSSTDTNTENHHKAPSPVNNNKGGFSIPPIKKTNSFKLYERRQNNNNNMFGKNDLMINTLRLQNSQRLMFSSGHNGHQSPRFSPRNNSSENVLLSPSMLDFPKLGLNSPVTPLRSNDDPFNKSSPLSLGSSSEEDKAIAEKGFYLHPSPVSTPRESQPLLLPLFPVTSPRNP; encoded by the coding sequence ATGGAGGTCTCATCAACATCATCCATCTGTTCAAAACCAGAACAAATCATGCAAAACTCCCCTCCCATAATCTCATCTCCTAGGTTTCAGCCACAGACAAGatctcctcatcatcatcatgaccAACATCAACATCTCTCAAATCCTTACCCAACAACATTTGTTCAAGCAGACACTTCCACTTTCAAACAAGTTGTGCAGATGCTGACCGGCTCCTCCACCGATACCAACACTGAAAACCACCACAAAGCTCCTTCTCCGGTGAACAACAACAAAGGAGGTTTCTCAATCCCACCCATCAAGAAAACCAACAGCTTTAAACTCTACGAAAGAAGACaaaacaataacaacaacatgTTTGGTAAGAATGATTTAATGATCAATACTTTAAGGCTTCAAAACTCCCAGAGGTTGATGTTCTCAAGCGGACACAATGGTCATCAAAGCCCAAGATTCTCTCCAAGGAACAACTCATCAGAGAATGTTCTTCTGTCTCCAAGCATGCTAGATTTCCCAAAGTTAGGGCTAAACAGTCCTGTTACGCCACTGAGAAGCAACGATGACCCCTTCAACAAGTCATCGCCTTTGTCTTTAGGGAGTTCATCTGAAGAAGACAAAGCCATTGCTGAAAAAGGATTTTATCTTCACCCTTCTCCAGTTTCAACTCCTAGAGAGTCTCAgccactgcttcttcctctttttccGGTTACTTCCCCGAGGAATCCATAA
- the LOC108840892 gene encoding stress-induced protein KIN2, with the protein MSSNSQSFNAGQAKGQTQEKASNLMDKASNAAQSAKESLSEGGQQLKQKAQGATEAIKEKTGLGK; encoded by the exons ATGTCTAGCAACAGTCAGAGCTTCAACGCTGGCCAAGCTAAAGGCCAAACCCAG GAGAAGGCAAGCAACCTGATGGACAAGGCCTCTAATGCTGCTCAATCTGCCAAGGAATCTTTGTCAGAG GGTGGACAGCAGCTGAAGCAGAAAGCACAGGGTGCGACTGAGGCAATTAAGGAAAAGACGGGCTTGGGCAAATGA
- the LOC108838250 gene encoding NAC domain-containing protein 68-like: MSCWVNDALKALSRIKSRDLAWYFFSDRGSRYRNTNKQSRTTPSGYWKITGKTAQVKERSSGSHHSIGFKKTLVFLTGKSPHGERTNWIMHEYSNLSSPEEITSHVVCKVEYTGPADSLQIAGESTSERTAESLQIAGESTSERPAKSLQIANEDGYSDSYWEGNTNEDWDTYLV; this comes from the exons ATGAGCTGttgggttaatgatgctctaaaaG CTCTATCGAGGATTAAATCCAGGGACTTGGCCTGGTATTTCTTCTCCGACAGAGGTAGTCGGTACCGCAACACTAACAAGCAGAGCCGGACTACACCTTCAGGTTATTGGAAGATCACCGGAAAGACTGCGCAGGTTAAAGAGCGATCATCAGGGAGTCATCATTCGATCGGTTTTAAGAAGACTTTGGTTTTCTTAACCGGGAAGAGTCCACATGGAGAGCGAACTAACTGGATAATGCATGAGTACTCCAACCTCTCCTCTCCCGAAGAAATT ACGAGTCACGTGGTCTGCAAGGTGGAATACACAGGCCCGGCGGACTCATTGCAGATTGCAGGAGAATCTACAAGTGAGCGCACGGCGGAATCACTGCAGATTGCAGGAGAATCTACAAGTGAGCGCCCGGCGAAATCACTGCAGATTGCTAATGAAGATGGCTACTCCGACTCGTATTGGGAAGGTAATACAAATGAAGATTGGGACACCTACCTGGTTTAA